Proteins encoded in a region of the Mucispirillum schaedleri ASF457 genome:
- a CDS encoding succinate dehydrogenase, hydrophobic membrane anchor protein, which produces MKVYKYTGTGNNGTIAWALQRISGIVLIIALGYHLLGKIMTKAGGGFLEGSNSFLMAALWLFVTFHAFNGLKMVTDDYVSRKGTRFILYLIYWTLALIILGLSKSLF; this is translated from the coding sequence ATGAAAGTTTATAAATATACAGGAACAGGCAATAACGGCACTATCGCATGGGCTCTGCAAAGAATTTCAGGTATAGTTTTAATTATTGCATTAGGCTATCATCTGCTTGGCAAAATAATGACTAAAGCTGGCGGCGGCTTTTTAGAAGGCAGCAACTCTTTCTTAATGGCTGCATTATGGCTTTTTGTGACATTTCATGCTTTTAACGGCTTAAAAATGGTTACAGATGATTATGTATCTCGTAAAGGCACTCGCTTTATCCTTTACTTAATATACTGGACACTTGCTCTTATTATTCTTGGACTTTCAAAAAGTCTGTTTTAA